In a genomic window of Kiritimatiellia bacterium:
- a CDS encoding ATP-binding protein, which translates to MKTLQIGDSKNAILLLQRSQTDPQKALAELIENSIDASAKNITITRYRHQGNVEITIEDDGTGVKAGADGNPDFDRLANSLCDSYKKYLDQLTRENIQGEFGIGLLGFAAIGENLEMLSRAGNSRTRFFRLVAGSIDYEDGFSRAELPTSGTQVRIWPVQKDIQARLTAEKLNSYLGQELRERIRNSQVILKIVDRLPGGRTVTVKPLDYRGEKIRTIDKIKTASGNIDFRLFVAQEGEHGRVCVCRRGTRVLDDITSIPELNHSPWDNEMLEGMIDSRFINISPASRRTIVPDSGLSELIAAARSVESLIESELEKVKEQRQEKLGRDLLKKLQETFNQAMRDLAAEYTWFGGKKGGRIPGTGETPDHPRKMIRLSGGPLDHVTIVPKIAQIGPNESKEFIAKAWSKDDGLIPVGVQFSWSIHPSRGSLKTDHDRATFEAPAEEGEVKLRVQAKRDNVEASQEALILILSKTKKSGGLNIPQIRFVDMPNENWRSMWEAATETLKCNSGHPNYRRAQQRSRSALMRYIAFLIAKHLVLHNYAHAGEEVVLERLIEVISVLEARL; encoded by the coding sequence ATGAAAACTCTGCAAATCGGCGATTCAAAAAATGCCATTTTGCTACTCCAACGGAGCCAGACGGATCCTCAGAAAGCGCTGGCGGAGCTTATCGAGAACAGCATCGATGCGTCAGCTAAGAACATCACGATCACCCGGTATCGACACCAAGGCAACGTAGAGATCACGATTGAGGATGACGGAACCGGTGTCAAAGCGGGGGCGGATGGCAATCCGGATTTTGACCGTCTGGCCAATAGCCTATGTGATTCTTACAAAAAGTACTTGGATCAGTTGACGCGGGAAAATATCCAGGGAGAATTCGGAATCGGCCTGTTGGGATTTGCCGCGATCGGAGAAAACTTGGAGATGCTCTCGCGCGCCGGTAATTCACGTACGCGGTTCTTTCGTTTGGTCGCTGGATCCATTGACTATGAGGATGGATTTTCAAGGGCAGAACTACCGACGAGTGGTACCCAGGTCCGAATCTGGCCGGTGCAAAAGGATATTCAAGCCCGTTTGACCGCTGAGAAATTGAACAGTTACCTGGGCCAGGAGCTGCGTGAAAGGATCAGAAATTCGCAGGTCATACTCAAAATAGTAGATCGACTCCCGGGCGGGCGGACCGTCACGGTCAAGCCGTTGGATTACCGCGGAGAGAAAATTCGCACGATCGACAAAATCAAGACAGCAAGCGGGAATATCGATTTTCGTTTGTTTGTGGCTCAGGAAGGCGAGCATGGCCGCGTCTGTGTGTGCCGCCGCGGCACTCGGGTGTTGGATGATATCACCTCGATTCCCGAGCTCAATCACTCGCCATGGGACAATGAGATGCTAGAAGGAATGATAGACAGCAGGTTTATCAATATTTCCCCGGCATCTCGACGGACGATTGTTCCTGACTCCGGACTGTCAGAGTTGATTGCGGCCGCCAGATCCGTCGAGTCGTTGATCGAATCTGAACTGGAAAAGGTGAAGGAACAGAGACAAGAGAAACTCGGCCGGGATCTCTTAAAGAAATTGCAGGAGACGTTTAACCAGGCCATGCGCGATCTGGCGGCTGAATATACATGGTTCGGTGGGAAAAAAGGCGGCCGAATCCCCGGAACAGGCGAAACCCCCGACCATCCGCGCAAGATGATTCGTTTGTCGGGAGGCCCGTTGGATCATGTGACCATCGTCCCGAAGATAGCCCAGATTGGGCCGAACGAATCCAAGGAGTTCATTGCGAAAGCATGGTCGAAAGATGATGGATTGATCCCTGTGGGTGTTCAATTTTCCTGGTCCATTCATCCGAGTCGGGGATCTCTGAAAACGGATCATGATCGGGCGACATTTGAAGCGCCAGCAGAAGAAGGCGAGGTGAAACTCCGCGTTCAAGCGAAGCGGGATAATGTTGAGGCCAGCCAAGAGGCGTTGATTCTGATTCTCTCAAAGACGAAAAAATCGGGCGGATTGAATATTCCCCAAATTCGCTTTGTCGATATGCCGAATGAAAACTGGCGATCAATGTGGGAAGCGGCGACCGAGACGTTGAAGTGCAATTCCGGCCATCCGAATTATCGGCGAGCCCAACAACGCAGCCGAAGCGCTCTCATGCGCTATATCGCCTTCCTGATTGCGAAGCACTTGGTCCTGCACAATTACGCCCATGCCGGCGAGGAAGTTGTCTTGGAACGTTTGATCGAAGTGATTTCAGTGCTTGAGGCTAGATTGTAA
- a CDS encoding DUF3387 domain-containing protein, with protein sequence AVPHPEALRIRDDVGFFQTVRAALAKREDGERKTDEELDLAIRQIISRAVVTDGVVDIFAAAGLKKPDISILSDEFLAEVRGLPHRNLAVELLQKLLRGEIKSRARRNVVQARSFADLLERALRRYQARAVETAQVIEELIELAKEMRAAGTRGESLGLSEDELAFYDALETNDSAVKVLGEPTLQAIARELVASVRKNITIDWTVRENVRAHLRVIVKRILRKHGYPPDKQEKATQTVLEQAEVLSELWTTA encoded by the coding sequence GCGGTGCCCCACCCGGAGGCGCTCCGCATCCGCGACGACGTGGGCTTCTTCCAGACGGTGCGGGCGGCGCTGGCCAAGCGGGAGGATGGCGAACGCAAGACCGACGAGGAATTGGACTTGGCCATCCGCCAGATCATCTCGCGGGCAGTGGTCACCGACGGGGTGGTGGACATCTTCGCCGCGGCGGGACTGAAGAAGCCCGACATCTCGATCCTGTCGGACGAATTTCTCGCGGAAGTCCGCGGTCTGCCTCATCGCAACCTGGCCGTGGAGCTGCTCCAGAAGCTCCTGCGCGGCGAGATAAAAAGCCGCGCCCGCCGCAACGTGGTGCAGGCGCGGTCCTTTGCGGATCTGCTGGAAAGGGCGCTCCGCCGCTACCAGGCGCGAGCCGTCGAGACGGCGCAGGTGATTGAGGAGCTCATTGAGCTTGCGAAAGAGATGCGCGCCGCCGGCACGCGGGGCGAGTCACTGGGTTTGAGCGAGGACGAGCTTGCGTTTTACGACGCGCTCGAGACCAACGACAGCGCGGTGAAGGTGCTGGGCGAGCCGACGCTGCAGGCGATCGCGCGGGAGCTGGTGGCCTCGGTGCGGAAAAACATCACCATCGACTGGACCGTCCGGGAGAACGTCCGGGCGCATCTGCGGGTGATCGTCAAGCGCATCCTCCGCAAGCACGGCTATCCCCCCGACAAGCAGGAAAAAGCCACCCAGACAGTGCTGGAACAAGCCGAGGTCTTGTCCGAACTCTGGACCACGGCGTAA
- a CDS encoding helix-turn-helix transcriptional regulator yields the protein MKTKPTFPVTCKKLSIEEIAGILHRALAASKRFASIAELARELGIPRQTLNHYFFGRVRPSEERWICLRNALVDQSAHDDHIQRKSKPTKAAVKQATQLNADLKGLRKILLYFRDADPSDRKILRETIPGREIGYLAGLMTALYDEDQLAAWLVFSEDEAEDSK from the coding sequence GTGAAAACAAAACCAACTTTCCCTGTTACTTGCAAGAAATTGAGCATTGAAGAAATCGCCGGAATTCTCCATCGCGCCCTTGCGGCATCGAAGCGCTTTGCCTCAATCGCCGAGTTGGCGAGAGAACTTGGTATCCCACGGCAGACATTAAATCATTACTTCTTTGGAAGGGTGCGGCCATCGGAAGAGAGATGGATTTGTTTAAGGAATGCTCTGGTTGATCAATCTGCACATGACGATCATATTCAGCGAAAATCCAAGCCTACCAAGGCCGCTGTAAAACAAGCCACTCAGCTCAACGCCGATCTCAAGGGGCTTCGGAAGATCCTTTTGTATTTCCGAGATGCAGATCCGTCCGATAGAAAAATCCTGCGCGAAACCATCCCTGGCCGTGAGATCGGCTACCTCGCCGGATTGATGACCGCTCTTTATGATGAAGATCAGCTAGCGGCTTGGTTGGTTTTTTCGGAAGATGAGGCGGAGGATTCGAAATGA